TGCCCTATCTCAAGGAGTTCGCCGACCGGCTGCGCGCCGCCGGGGTGCGGGTCGAGGTCGACGACTCCGACGACCGGATGCCGAAGAAGATCCGCACCGCGACGAAGGAGAAGGTCCCCTTCATCCTCATCGCCGGGGGAGAGGACCAGGCGGCCGGTTCGGTGTCGTTCCGGTTCCGCGACGGCAGCCAGGAGAACGGCGTACCGCTCGATGCGGCTCTCGAGAAGATCACCTCCGCGATCGCATCGAAGGCGCAGGTGTGAGATGAGCGAGCGCCCCGAGATCCCCGAACCCGAGGCGGCCGGCGGCTTCCCCGGGGAGCCGGACGGGCTCCAGCGCCTGTGGACCCCGCACCGCATGGTCTACATCGGCGGGCAGGACAAGCCGGCCGACGGGAGCGAGCAGGCGTGCCCGTTCTGCGCCGCACCGGAGAAGTCCGACGCGGACGGCCTCGTCGTCGCCCGCGGCACCACCGTGTACGCCGTGCTCAACCTCTACCCGTACAACCCCGGTCACCTGCTCGTGTGCCCGTACCGCCACGTCGCCGACTACACCGATCTCACCCCCGAGGAGACGACCGAGCTCGCGGAGTTCACCCAGCGCGCGATGCGGGTCATCCGCTCGGTGTCCGCACCGGCCGGATTCAACATCGGGATGAACCAGGGCCAGCTCGCGGGAGCCGGCATCGCCGCCCACCTCCACCAGCACCTCGTGCCCCGCTGGATGGGCGACGCGAACTTCCTCCCCATCGTCGCGCACACCAAGGCGCTGCCCCAGGTGCACTCCCAGGTGCAGGAGCTCTACGCGGAGGCGTGGAACACCGTATGAGACCTTCCGACATCTCCCTCCTCCACTCCGTGTCCGGACCCGTCGTCGACCCGGCCGCTCCGGAGACCGTGCTCGTCTCGATCGGCCGCCCCGATCCCGACTCCGACAGCACGCTCGCCCAGCTCGCCGCCGTCCGCATCGACGGTCCCGACGCGGACGACGCACCGCCCGTGCGGGTCACCCACGGCTGGCACGATGCGCAGCTGCAGATCGCCGGCGGGGTCCGCGGCCTCCTGCGCTCCGCGCACGGCGAACCCGCACAGCTCCATCTCGCCTCTCCCGGCGCCGAGCTGCGCCCCGTGACGGACGCACCGCTCGGGGTCACCGCGTTCGCGCTGTGCCCCGACGGGGCGGAGGCCGCCTGGGTGGCGCGGGTGCCCGAACCCGGACGCTACGGCTCCGATCCGGTCACCGACCCCGAGGCCGAGGCGCCGCGCCGGATCACCGGTGCCGGTCACCTCGCCAACGGCGTCGGGTACATCCTCGACCGGCCCGCCCGGCTGTTCCGCGCCGCCGTCCCCGCGCCCTCGCCGCTCGAGGGCGGCATCGCCGGGATCATCGGCTCCGGCGCGGTCGTCGAGTCCGCAGCGCTGCCGTGGCCCGGATCCGACGTCAGCGATCCGCAGTACTCGCCCTCGGGCGCGATCCTCAGCTTCGTCGCCGATCGGTCCGGACCGGCACCGCACACGGTCGACACCCGCTCGACCGTCTGGATCGTCGACGCGGACTCCGCCGTTGCGCTCGACCTCGGCGAGGTCGCGGTGAGCCGGCACCGCTGGCTCGACGACGACACCCTGGTCTTCACCGCCTCCAGCCGGGAGGGCGGACCGGTCGACTTCGTCGCCCGCACCACCGGCCTCTACCGCCATGAGCGGAGCACCGGCACCACCGAGCGGCTCACCGACGAGGAATCGGTCGAGCTCGCCGCCGATGTCGCACCCGTCCTCTCCGGCGACTCCGTCCTCGCCGTGACCGTGTCCGACGGCGCCCAGCGCATCGTGCGGATCCCGGTCGGGTCCCGGACCGCACCGCTCACCGCGGAGGAGGTCGCGCCGCTCACCCCGGCCGACCACGTCGTCGGCGGACTCGCCGAGCTCCCGGGCGGGGGGCTCGTCTACACCGCCGGGACCCAGCACAGCACGGGCGAGGTGTTCACCGTCGACCGGCCCGGAGCCGCGCCGCGGCAGCGCACCGCGCTGTCCCGCCTCGCGGACCCGGTCGTGCCGCAGCCGCTCACCGCGGACGGCCCCGGCGGCGAGGTGCACGGCTGGGTCGCGATCCCGCGCGGGGACGGGCCGTTCCCCGTGATCCTCAACATCCACGGCGGGCCCTTCGCGCAGTACACCCATGAGCTGTTCGACGAGACCCAGGTGCTCACCGAGGCCGGCTATGCCGTCGTGTACTCCAATCCGCGCGGCTCCGCCGGCCGGGGCCGGGCCTGGGGCCGCGCCGTCCAGGGCGATCTGGCCGACCCCGCCGCCGCCGACGTGCTCGCGGTCCTCGAGGCCGCACTCGCGGCCCATCCGCAGCTCGATCCCGCGCGGCTGGGGATCCAGGGCGGCTCCTACGGCGGCTACCTCACC
This Brevibacterium ihuae DNA region includes the following protein-coding sequences:
- a CDS encoding HIT family protein, which translates into the protein MSERPEIPEPEAAGGFPGEPDGLQRLWTPHRMVYIGGQDKPADGSEQACPFCAAPEKSDADGLVVARGTTVYAVLNLYPYNPGHLLVCPYRHVADYTDLTPEETTELAEFTQRAMRVIRSVSAPAGFNIGMNQGQLAGAGIAAHLHQHLVPRWMGDANFLPIVAHTKALPQVHSQVQELYAEAWNTV
- a CDS encoding S9 family peptidase; the encoded protein is MRPSDISLLHSVSGPVVDPAAPETVLVSIGRPDPDSDSTLAQLAAVRIDGPDADDAPPVRVTHGWHDAQLQIAGGVRGLLRSAHGEPAQLHLASPGAELRPVTDAPLGVTAFALCPDGAEAAWVARVPEPGRYGSDPVTDPEAEAPRRITGAGHLANGVGYILDRPARLFRAAVPAPSPLEGGIAGIIGSGAVVESAALPWPGSDVSDPQYSPSGAILSFVADRSGPAPHTVDTRSTVWIVDADSAVALDLGEVAVSRHRWLDDDTLVFTASSREGGPVDFVARTTGLYRHERSTGTTERLTDEESVELAADVAPVLSGDSVLAVTVSDGAQRIVRIPVGSRTAPLTAEEVAPLTPADHVVGGLAELPGGGLVYTAGTQHSTGEVFTVDRPGAAPRQRTALSRLADPVVPQPLTADGPGGEVHGWVAIPRGDGPFPVILNIHGGPFAQYTHELFDETQVLTEAGYAVVYSNPRGSAGRGRAWGRAVQGDLADPAAADVLAVLEAALAAHPQLDPARLGIQGGSYGGYLTAMIIGSDSRFAGAIVERGYLVPQSFIGTSDIGRYFSEGYTGTDPEQIARQSPLTRVGSVDTPTLVMHSELDFRCPLEQALQYFAALQRAGVDSELLIFPGENHELSRSGRPVHRVQRFDAVLDWWERVFSGSAGSAPRRGVGGHVREAGGHVRATGGLV